The genomic DNA cattaaaatatttcaaaggtacAACGCTAGATTCAGCTCCTGTTTCAAGCTTAAACataatgtcaattgtcaatattgTTAACAATAATAGGTTCATACCAgctattctttttaatatttggcttatgctcattaataaaaatagaattctcAATACCTGCATTGTCCCTACTTATAATGTCTGAATTCTGAATTTATATTGCCCAAAACATGTACTTCTGATGTTAGTTTCTTAACCTCAGCTTCATCTTGTTCATTTGACCGATATTCTTCCTGCCTCCCGTTTTCTGGCTATTTGGAATTAGAATAATTACCTCGTTCTTACCACTTGTTTTGGTGCTGTTTGTCCTTGAAAAAACAAACCTTAGTAAAATGGCCTTTACGTTGACAAATTGCACAAGTTTGATTATAAGAGGGGCATTGTCTAGGtcagtgattcccaaagtggtccataTCGACCCCCAGGGGTCGATGAAGTCCTGCAAGGGATCTATGtaggcaaaaaaataaattgggggtccatgaaataaaaatggGGGTCAATAGAtagaagttttcaaaattacaaaattttaatataatttttatataataatataattttatattagttattaatatattttatgttgtaTTCGTTACATCAAAGGAAAACAAATACGTTAGCAAACGAATGTATATCGAAGCAAAAATCACTCTCTAATCTAAGCTAATGAAAAGAATCAcgatttgtaaatattaaacatccgttgttgttgaaatttgattaagcagaattgtttttaagaaagaaataaaagagcAATGACGACACGCTCCGTTTTTATGTATGTGCAAGCATATTCTTTGTGAGGGCTTCGGTCCACTAATAGTCCGAGAGCCAGCTGTCGAAAATCGAGACGATTATTTAAAGCATGAGATTTACAGGGTAGATAGATAATGATGAATGAAATTAACTGAATTCCGATCATCTGatctatttcaaatttctaaaagagtacaaaataattgcatataattaatttttcctataatttcaataaaattattaattaattacgaATTAAGGGTTGTTTTCTTTAACTAGccgtataattaataaatattttcttgttcagaattaaataatctacaaatctatGATAGTACGGTGCTTTAATTCCGATtataactagtaaaaaattcaacatttgttcTCGTATCACTATTGCGCGGCTAATTAAGGGTAATTTGCCCTATGTTTCCGTAGGCTTTcttgagataatttaatattttcttgttcagaattaaataatctacaaatctatGATAGTACGGTGCTTTAATTCCGATtataactagtaaaaaattcaacatttgttcTCGTATCACTATTGCGCGGCTAATTAAGGGTAATTTGCCCTATGTTTCCGTAGGCTTGCctgagataatttaatattttcttgttcagaattaaataatctacaaatctatGATAGTACGGTGCTTTAATTCCGATtataactagtaaaaaattcaacatttgttcTCGTATCACTATTGCGCGGCTAATTAAGGGTAATTTGCCCTATGTTTCCGTAGGCTCGCctgagataatttaatattttcttgttcagaaataatatatttttttgtattctatataTTCTGATCTTTAAATCTGAGTCAAATTTAAAACGAAATACCACTGCCACTAccactataaataaattaccgGAAATAACCCGTTTTAGGGGCAATTCCGTGGATGGACATTAGGCAAGCTATGATTTTTGGAATCCTCATATCATTATCTATCTACCCTGTAAATCTCATGCTTTAAATAATCGTCTCGATTTTCGACAGCTGGCTCTCGGACCATAAAGGTTCAATCAAAAACAGTGTTAATTTTGCTGTGATTGACATCAGTTGAATAATAGCACTGTGCACTTTGTGTTTTACTTTGTTATCCTCAACGAAAGGAATACTAATTTGATTCGAAGTTTCGAAGAAAAGTAAGTACCtcttacattattttttataaaacattaattttgttcttgttgttagaactgaagaaaaatttaaaataaataaattaaatttttaattattgttttatgttatatatatagcTTTGTTGTCCACAGATAACCTATACTAAGCATGTcccaatcaaaaaagaaatgtaGACAGTACAATGTTGATTATCTGAAGTTTGGCTTTATTCCATCATTGTCGAATAAACAACTGCCATTGTGCCTTATATGCAACAAAGTATTTAGCAATGACGCCATGAAGCCATCTAAGCTGGAAGATCATTTAAGAAGATGTCATCCAGATAAATTAgataaagatttgaaatattttcaaactctcAAAGAGAATCTTCAGAAGAGACCCACGCTGGACAAAATGTTCACTTTGACGTCACAAAGAAATGATGATGGTTTTCGAGCGTCTTATAATATCTCGCTACTTATAGCAAAATCCGGAAAACCGCATACCATTGGAGAGCAGTTAATTTTGCCAGCCGTTGAAGAGGTTATAAAGACTGTTTTACACAAACCTGCGTTTGATATCATAAAGAAAATACCCTTAAGCAACAATTCTGTTCAAAGACGCATTGATGAAATGAGTGATGATATTGAAAACTTCCTATGTAAATATTTGCAAACGACCCATTTCTCTATACAACTGGACGAGTCAACTTTACCTGGAAATGAAGCATTATTACTAGCATATGTTCGCTTTATTATGGATCAAAATATCCACGAAGAATTGCTATTTGCGAGAACTTTGGCAACGGACACTAAAGGCGaatcaatttttcatgttttgagggattactttattgaaaaagaaattcctctatcaaatataatatcTGTAGCTACCGATGGAGCACCTGCCATGGTTGGTCGATATCGTGGATTTATAAGCTTTTTAAAAGAAAGCGTACCCGGGGTATTAGCAGTACATTGCGTCATCCATAGACAACACCTAGTTgctaaaaatttgaatgaaagatTGCATGAATCTCTGCAATTTGTCATTGACGCAGTAAACCGAATCCGCAGCAATGCGTTGAATACGCGATTATTTGCGCAGTTGTGTGAAGATAACGACGAGAACTTCCACCAATTACTTCTTCACACTAATGTGCGTTGGCTGTCGAAAGGTTTATGCTTGGTAagattttttgcactttttgaaaCTGTTCTAGAGTTTCTCGATGGtagatatgaaaatttaaaagaaagtttattaaaaagaaaaacggaCATCGCGTATTTGACCGATTTATTTGCTAAATTTAATACGATGAATTTGCAGTTGCAAGGTGAcagtttaaatttgattaagaCAAAGTCGGTCATTTCAGCGTTTCTTGTCAGaattaaaatgatgaagcaAAACATTGGACGGAgcgaattttcacaatttcccaATTTATCCCAAGTAAACTGCCAAGAAGACGATGTTCCAGTCTATGTGCATCATTTGAATGCACTCTACTCAGATTTTGAAACGAGATTCGAAGATATTTTGACGCTAGTAATACCACAATGGATTATTAATCCTTATGGTGATATTGAGGAGGCGGATATCTCATTACAAGAAGAATTAATTGGAATAAGTACAAACGAAGAACTTAAGGTAGAGTTCAGAAAGGgttatcaataattttggcTTCAGAAAGACATACCTGCTACATATCCCGGAGTGTGGAATATCACGAGAAAGTTTTTAATTGCCTTTCCGTTTTCATATTTCGTAGAAAGAGGTTTCAGTGCAGTTACTaatcttattacaaaaaaaagaaacaaactgGACATAGTAAACCGAGGAGATTTGAGATTAAATGTTACTAAATTGAAGCCAAATgttgataatttgttattaaagcATCAAGTTCATCCCTCGcattgaatgaattaatttctttttttttacaacacattttgtttaaaatttaattaataaattagttaatgtataaaaatgtgtttttttttcttttacactATAGGAActacttatttattaatttttttaaagaacagGTGGGGGtctaataaaaaccataaaatatgGCAAGGGGTCtacgaaacaaaaaagtttgggaacctCTGGTCTAGGTTGATGACTGAAAACACATCTTTCACATTTGCGTAAAAACTTAAGAGCATCAGCTTCTTGTGTTTATTCTGTACCACTTTTTAATAACTCAACATGTTTCATTGTAACTTCAATACTCCTACAATATTGAAGTGTCCTGTCTAATGACATTGATGGTTCTCTTAATAAGTGACTTTGAACCTATTTATCCAGAACACCCAGTGCTATTCTATCTTTTATCATCC from Diorhabda sublineata isolate icDioSubl1.1 unplaced genomic scaffold, icDioSubl1.1 Dsub_199, whole genome shotgun sequence includes the following:
- the LOC130452136 gene encoding SCAN domain-containing protein 3-like; amino-acid sequence: MSQSKKKCRQYNVDYLKFGFIPSLSNKQLPLCLICNKVFSNDAMKPSKLEDHLRRCHPDKLDKDLKYFQTLKENLQKRPTLDKMFTLTSQRNDDGFRASYNISLLIAKSGKPHTIGEQLILPAVEEVIKTVLHKPAFDIIKKIPLSNNSVQRRIDEMSDDIENFLCKYLQTTHFSIQLDESTLPGNEALLLAYVRFIMDQNIHEELLFARTLATDTKGESIFHVLRDYFIEKEIPLSNIISVATDGAPAMVGRYRGFISFLKESVPGVLAVHCVIHRQHLVAKNLNERLHESLQFVIDAVNRIRSNALNTRLFAQLCEDNDENFHQLLLHTNVRWLSKGLCLVRFFALFETVLEFLDGRYENLKESLLKRKTDIAYLTDLFAKFNTMNLQLQGDSLNLIKTKSVISAFLVRIKMMKQNIGRSEFSQFPNLSQVNCQEDDVPVYVHHLNALYSDFETRFEDILTLVIPQWIINPYGDIEEADISLQEELIGISTNEELKVEFRKGYQ